In one Balaenoptera acutorostrata chromosome 5, mBalAcu1.1, whole genome shotgun sequence genomic region, the following are encoded:
- the NDNF gene encoding protein NDNF, which produces MLPLHWCVLWLLLPLSSRTQKLPTRDEELFQMQIRDKAFFHDSSVIPDGAEISSYLFRDTPKRYFFVVEEDNTPLSVTVTPCDAPLAWTLSLQELPEDASGEGSGDPEPLDQQKQQIINVEGTELFSYKGNDVEYFISSSSPSGLYQLELLSTEKDTHFKVYATTTPESDQPYPELPYDPRVDVTSLGCTTVTLAWKPSPTASLLKQPIQYCVVINTEHNFKSLCAVDAKLSADDAFMIAPKPGLDFSPFDFAHFGFASDASGKERSFLTKPSPKLGRHAYSRPKADIQKICIGNKNIFTVSDLKPDTQYYFDVFVANSNSNMSTAYVGTFARTKEEAKQKTVELKDGKVTDVFVKRKGAKFLRFAPVSSHQKVTFFIHSCLDAVQIQVRRDGKLLLSQNVEGIRQFQLRGKPKAKYLIRLKGNKKGASMLKILATTRPSKQSFPSLPEDTRIKAFDKLRTCSSATVAWLGTQERNKFCIYKKEVNDNYSEDQKKREQNQCLGPDTRKKSEKVLCKYFHSQNLQKAVTTETIKGLQPGKSYLLDVYVTGHGGHSVKYQSKVVKTRKFC; this is translated from the exons ATGCTGCCTCTCCACTGGTGCGTGCTGTGGCTTCTGTTACCACTCAGCTCCAGGACCCAGAAGCTACCCACTCGAGATGAGGAGCTCTTTCAGATGCAAATTCGGGACAAGGCATTTTTTCATGATTCCTCAGTAATTCCAGATGGAGCTGAAATTAGCAGTTATCTCTTTAGAGACACACCTAAAAG GTATTTCTTTGTGGTTGAAGAAGACAACACCCCACTGTCAGTCACAGTGACTCCCTGCGATGCACCCTTAGCGTGGACGCTGAGCCTCCAGGAGCTGCCAGAGGACGCGAGCGGGGAAGGCTCAG GGGATCCAGAGCCTCTAGATCAGCAGAAGCAGCAGATCATTAATGTGGAAGGCACAGAGTTATTCTCCTACAAAGGCAACGACGTGGAATATTTCATATCTTCTAGTTCTCCATCTGGTTTATATCAGTTGGAGCTTCTTTcaacagagaaagacacacattTCAAAGTATATGCCACCACAACTCCAGAGTCGGACCAGCCCTACCCTGAATTACCTTACGACCCAAGAGTCGACGTTACCTCCCTGGGATGCACCACGGTCACTTTGGCTTGGAAACCGAGCCCCACGGCCTCTTTGCTGAAACAGCCCATTCAGTACTGTGTGGTCATCAACACGGAGCACAATTTCAAAAGTCTCTGCGCGGTGGACGCGAAGTTGAGTGCGGACGACGCTTTCATGATAGCACCAAAGCCCGGTCTGGACTTCAGCCCTTTTGACTTTGCCCACTTCGGATTTGCTTCGGATGCTTCAGGTAAAGAGCGCAGCTTCCTGACAAAGCCGTCTCCGAAACTGGGGCGGCATGCCTACTCGAGGCCCAAGGCTGACATTCAGAAAATCTGCATAGGAAACAAGAACATCTTCACCGTCTCGGATCTGAAACCCGACACGCAGTACTACTTTGACGTCTTCGTggccaacagcaacagcaacatgAGCACTGCTTACGTGGGCACCTTTGCCAGGACCAAGGAAGAAGCGAAACAGAAGACAGTTGAGCTGAAAGATGGGAAAGTTACAGATGTGTTTGTTAAAAGGAAGGGGGCAAAGTTTCTACGGTTTGCTCCAGTCTCGTCTCACCAAAAAGTCACCTTCTTTATTCACTCTTGTCTGGACGCTGTCCAAATCCAAGTGAGAAGAGATGGGAAACTTCTTCTGTCTCAGAATGTGGAAGGCATTCGACAGTTTCAGCTGAGAGGAAAACCGAAAGCCAAATATCTCATTCGACTGAAAGGAAACAAGAAGGGAGCGTCTATGTTGAAAATACTAGCTACCACCAGACCCAGTAAGCAGTCATTTCCCTCTCTTCCTGAAGACACACGCATCAAAGCCTTCGACAAGCTCCGTACCTGTTCTTCGGCCACCGTGGCTTGGCTAGGCACCCAGGAAAGGAACAAGTTTTGCATCTACAAAAAGGAAGTGAATGATAATTACAGTGAAGaccagaagaaaagagagcaaaACCAATGCCTTGGGCCAGATACAAGGAAGAAATCAGAGAAGGTCCTCTGTAAATATTTCCACAGTCAAAACCTGCAAAAAGCAGTGACCACAGAAAcaattaaaggtcttcagcctgGAAAATCTTACCTGCTGGATGTTTATGTCACAGGACATGGGGGGCACTCTGTGAAGTATCAGAGTAAAGTTGTGAAAACCAGGAAGTTCTGTTAG